In Bernardetia sp., a genomic segment contains:
- a CDS encoding PfkB family carbohydrate kinase: protein MSLLVVGSVAFDAIETPFGSTDKIIGGAATYISLCASYFTKPVNLVAVVGGDFPKDKIQMLESHGVNTEGLQVKEDEKSFYWKGKYNNDMNSRDTLITELNVLENFDPIIPESYQECEYLMLGNLAPQVQRTVIERLKKRPKLIVMDTMNFWMDVALEELKKTLKLVDVLSINDEEARQLSGEYSLVKAARKIHEMGPKYVIIKKGEHGALLFQLDEEGDKIYYSPALPLEEVFDPTGAGDTFAAGFIGYMAQQGTIDFQTMSKAVVKGSAMASFCVEKFGTERLENLSPKEIAQRERKFADLIGTVFV from the coding sequence ATGAGTTTATTAGTAGTCGGTTCGGTGGCATTTGATGCTATCGAAACTCCTTTCGGAAGTACAGACAAAATTATTGGTGGTGCTGCCACTTATATTAGCCTTTGCGCTTCTTATTTTACAAAACCTGTCAATTTGGTAGCCGTAGTGGGTGGAGATTTTCCAAAAGACAAAATTCAGATGTTAGAGTCGCATGGTGTAAATACTGAAGGATTACAGGTAAAAGAAGATGAAAAATCTTTTTACTGGAAAGGAAAGTATAACAACGACATGAACTCAAGAGATACGCTTATCACAGAACTCAATGTCTTAGAAAATTTTGACCCAATCATTCCAGAGTCATACCAAGAGTGTGAGTATTTGATGCTTGGTAATCTTGCGCCACAAGTACAGCGTACAGTTATTGAAAGATTGAAAAAACGTCCAAAACTAATCGTTATGGATACAATGAATTTTTGGATGGATGTTGCTTTAGAAGAACTCAAAAAGACATTAAAACTTGTAGATGTTCTTTCTATCAATGATGAAGAGGCTCGTCAGCTTTCTGGAGAGTATTCTTTAGTGAAAGCTGCTCGTAAGATTCACGAAATGGGACCTAAATACGTAATCATTAAAAAAGGCGAACACGGTGCGCTTCTTTTCCAACTTGATGAAGAAGGGGATAAAATTTATTACTCTCCAGCATTGCCATTAGAAGAAGTATTTGACCCAACAGGGGCAGGAGATACATTTGCAGCAGGTTTTATTGGCTATATGGCACAACAAGGAACAATAGATTTCCAAACTATGTCAAAGGCAGTAGTTAAAGGGTCGGCTATGGCTTCTTTCTGTGTAGAAAAGTTTGGCACAGAGCGTTTGGAAAACCTTTCTCCAAAAGAAATTGCACAGCGTGAGCGTAAGTTTGCAGATTTGATAGGAACTGTATTTGTATAG
- a CDS encoding neutral zinc metallopeptidase: MRWQGRQGSGNIEDRRGSGGSRMGGTVGKAGLGIGGVIMVIIIMLLGGDPSAILGGASTSPQSQNRVESTTTSNEQPTDQMGKFASVVLKDTEDVWNKIFAEEFNADYPEPKLVLFSGATSTACGMGQSATGPFYCPADQDIYIDLTFFNELQNRFGAGGDFAAAYVIAHEVGHHIQKKLGASDYVNQQRGRVSKAKQNELSVRLELQADFYAGVWAHYADKWKDVLEEGDIEEALNAANAIGDDRLQKQAQGYAVPETFTHGTSAQRKRWFLKGYQTGDIRQGDTFKTNDL, from the coding sequence ATGCGTTGGCAAGGAAGACAAGGAAGTGGTAACATTGAAGACCGTCGTGGTAGCGGTGGTAGCCGAATGGGTGGGACAGTTGGAAAAGCTGGACTAGGCATCGGAGGTGTTATTATGGTAATTATTATTATGCTTTTGGGAGGCGACCCATCAGCCATTTTGGGAGGAGCATCTACATCTCCTCAATCACAAAATCGTGTAGAAAGCACAACTACTTCAAACGAACAACCCACCGACCAAATGGGAAAGTTTGCTTCTGTTGTTTTGAAAGATACAGAAGATGTTTGGAATAAAATTTTTGCAGAAGAATTTAATGCAGATTATCCAGAACCAAAATTGGTGCTTTTTAGTGGAGCAACATCGACAGCTTGTGGAATGGGACAGTCTGCCACAGGACCTTTCTACTGTCCAGCAGACCAAGATATTTACATTGACCTCACTTTTTTTAATGAACTCCAAAATCGTTTTGGGGCAGGAGGAGACTTTGCAGCAGCCTACGTAATTGCCCATGAAGTAGGACATCACATACAAAAAAAACTAGGTGCAAGCGATTATGTCAATCAGCAACGTGGCAGAGTTTCTAAAGCCAAGCAAAACGAGCTTTCTGTGAGGCTAGAACTTCAAGCTGATTTTTATGCTGGTGTGTGGGCGCATTATGCCGACAAGTGGAAAGATGTTTTAGAGGAAGGAGATATAGAAGAAGCTTTAAATGCTGCTAATGCCATCGGAGACGACCGTTTACAAAAGCAAGCACAAGGATATGCTGTGCCAGAGACCTTCACACACGGAACATCTGCACAGAGAAAACGTTGGTTTTTGAAAGGCTATCAGACAGGTGATATTCGACAAGGCGATACTTTCAAGACAAATGATTTGTAA
- a CDS encoding PAS domain-containing protein: protein MSDTYSQKVHSRHQVRTLQSNDSYNAKLIRRMQTATIFAPVLIGILMAISFFVLQNFLAKQQDDASVINISGRQRMLSQRIAKHSVYMTITRGEAQASHIKSLNKALDTFKESHQNLTKKSNSLGFSDNYMLSDNIKHLYDSLEPHYQGLIKSVDNLLVANILPNSAKRAENLAKNFEHIEKHERAFLPIMNTIVFTYDQEGQAKVVRLRWVQGIVALFVFLFAVSLSFFGMHPMVKKVKQAFVDVEDANAELSTQNEELQASEEEIRQNAEELSAMNDNLKISEHTLKTYINRVREAKKMAKLAAYDFDIVTGKIAHTEHLNYLLKLDENIVITNKLIAEYIHHDDKEEVFEKRQEAITHKKDVFYRFRLKTENFEDWHWFQGATHIVLDEDERLDYVVNVLQDITETVQKENEIKKLLENSQSKQAELLASEEELRQNSEELQSINENLFISQRESEEKQQLLNRAEEMARMGSYIRRFKTDTITHSENLPLIYGFPKGKRINREIFAQITHPDDLEQNRHKVKVALEQQKSNIFVTYRARPNQEDDWKYYESFTFIKYNENKEPDSLIGTVQEITEEVLKNQEMQKLLDEISTNKKYLDEAQKLAKIVSYEMDIYSKKIKWSESFSEIFNILPQDIPYDTEEFQQWMKGKNLEEANEGWAKAITSKTKFDEIYQINTPKEDVFYIRERGYPVFDENGNLICMRGTLQDITKTELVKKEAEQKSKLIEKQNNNFLSSVNYAQRIQSAMLGGTQEVKDIFKDAFIFFEPKDIVSGDFYWYEKIDDSRKIAIVGDCTGHGVPGAFMSLLGTTILNEIILQRQITTPSKILDELQKEIRHILKQDTTGNRDGMDIAVVVIDEAVGMMEFAGAKNPLVYIHKRRKRGGSEANLTVIKADPFSIGGRKSKVLESTYTNHIINLEDVDALYLYSDGYQDQFGGENGNKFMSKNFRKLLYDTHSTSMHHQRVALKRKLMNWIGTEYEQIDDICVMGITV, encoded by the coding sequence ATGTCTGATACTTATTCCCAAAAAGTACACTCAAGGCATCAAGTAAGAACATTACAAAGCAATGATAGCTATAATGCTAAGTTAATACGACGCATGCAGACAGCTACCATTTTTGCTCCTGTATTGATAGGTATTTTGATGGCTATTAGCTTTTTTGTACTTCAAAATTTTCTTGCAAAACAGCAAGATGATGCTAGTGTAATCAATATTTCTGGACGACAGAGAATGCTAAGTCAGCGTATTGCGAAACATTCAGTATATATGACCATTACGAGGGGAGAAGCACAGGCTAGTCATATCAAGTCGCTTAATAAAGCCTTAGATACTTTTAAGGAATCACATCAAAACCTTACAAAAAAAAGTAATAGCTTAGGCTTTAGTGATAATTATATGCTCTCTGATAACATCAAACATCTATACGACTCTTTAGAACCCCACTATCAAGGACTTATAAAAAGTGTAGATAATTTGCTAGTAGCCAATATTTTACCTAATTCGGCAAAGCGAGCTGAAAATCTTGCAAAGAACTTTGAACACATAGAAAAACATGAAAGAGCTTTTTTACCTATCATGAACACTATCGTTTTTACCTATGACCAAGAAGGACAGGCAAAGGTAGTGCGTCTGCGCTGGGTACAAGGGATAGTAGCTCTTTTTGTATTTTTATTTGCTGTGAGTTTATCTTTTTTCGGTATGCATCCTATGGTCAAAAAAGTTAAACAAGCATTTGTTGATGTAGAAGACGCAAATGCAGAACTTTCTACACAGAACGAAGAGTTACAAGCCTCAGAAGAAGAGATAAGACAAAATGCTGAAGAACTTAGTGCAATGAATGATAATCTTAAAATTTCAGAACACACACTCAAGACGTATATCAACCGAGTAAGAGAAGCTAAAAAAATGGCAAAACTGGCTGCCTATGACTTTGATATTGTTACAGGAAAAATTGCACATACCGAACATCTAAATTACTTACTAAAATTAGATGAAAATATAGTGATTACCAATAAATTAATTGCAGAGTATATTCATCACGATGATAAAGAAGAGGTTTTTGAGAAAAGACAAGAAGCTATCACACACAAAAAAGATGTTTTTTATCGTTTTAGGCTCAAAACAGAAAATTTTGAAGATTGGCATTGGTTTCAAGGAGCTACACATATCGTTTTGGATGAAGACGAAAGGTTAGATTATGTAGTCAATGTACTTCAAGATATTACAGAAACGGTTCAAAAAGAAAATGAAATAAAAAAACTATTAGAAAACTCCCAAAGCAAACAAGCCGAGTTATTAGCTTCAGAAGAAGAACTAAGACAAAATTCAGAAGAGTTACAAAGTATTAATGAGAATCTTTTTATTTCGCAGCGAGAAAGTGAAGAAAAACAACAGTTGCTCAACCGTGCAGAAGAAATGGCAAGAATGGGTAGTTATATACGACGATTTAAAACAGATACCATAACACATTCCGAAAACTTACCTCTGATTTATGGCTTTCCAAAAGGCAAAAGAATTAATAGAGAAATTTTTGCCCAAATTACACACCCAGACGATTTAGAGCAAAATAGACACAAGGTAAAAGTTGCATTGGAGCAGCAAAAAAGCAACATCTTTGTTACCTACAGAGCAAGACCTAACCAAGAAGATGATTGGAAATACTATGAATCTTTTACATTCATTAAATACAATGAAAACAAAGAACCAGATTCTCTGATAGGAACTGTGCAAGAAATAACAGAAGAAGTTTTGAAAAATCAAGAAATGCAAAAACTTTTAGACGAAATTTCTACCAACAAAAAATACTTGGATGAAGCTCAAAAATTAGCAAAAATTGTGAGCTATGAAATGGATATTTATTCAAAAAAAATAAAATGGTCGGAGAGTTTCAGTGAAATTTTTAATATTTTGCCTCAAGATATTCCTTACGATACAGAAGAGTTCCAACAATGGATGAAGGGAAAAAACTTGGAAGAAGCAAATGAAGGTTGGGCAAAAGCAATCACTAGCAAGACGAAGTTTGACGAAATATACCAAATAAATACCCCAAAAGAAGATGTATTTTATATTCGTGAGAGAGGATATCCTGTCTTCGATGAAAATGGAAATCTGATTTGTATGCGAGGAACGCTCCAAGATATTACTAAGACAGAACTTGTAAAAAAAGAAGCAGAGCAAAAGTCCAAACTTATCGAAAAACAGAACAATAATTTTCTTTCTAGTGTCAATTATGCTCAACGCATACAGTCTGCTATGTTAGGAGGAACACAAGAAGTTAAAGATATCTTTAAAGATGCTTTTATTTTCTTCGAACCTAAAGATATTGTTTCTGGAGATTTTTATTGGTATGAAAAGATAGATGATAGTAGAAAAATAGCGATTGTAGGAGACTGTACAGGACATGGTGTACCAGGGGCATTTATGTCTTTGTTAGGAACTACCATTCTGAATGAAATCATTTTGCAAAGACAAATAACCACACCAAGCAAAATTTTAGATGAGCTACAAAAAGAAATTAGACACATTCTAAAACAAGATACAACAGGAAATCGTGATGGAATGGATATCGCTGTCGTTGTAATTGATGAAGCTGTGGGAATGATGGAATTTGCAGGAGCTAAAAACCCATTAGTTTACATTCATAAAAGACGAAAACGAGGAGGTTCTGAGGCTAATTTGACAGTCATAAAAGCAGACCCTTTTTCTATTGGTGGAAGGAAAAGTAAAGTTTTAGAATCCACTTATACCAATCATATCATCAACTTGGAGGATGTAGATGCCTTATATCTGTATTCTGATGGCTATCAAGACCAATTTGGTGGCGAAAATGGAAATAAGTTTATGTCCAAAAATTTCCGTAAGTTATTATATGACACACATAGTACATCAATGCATCATCAGCGTGTTGCCTTAAAAAGAAAGCTCATGAACTGGATAGGAACAGAATACGAACAAATCGATGATATCTGTGTGATGGGAATTACTGTTTAA